ATCTGATAACCCCATACCGGCACAATTCCCATAAAAACACCCAGCATCACGGCACCGGCAATTCGTCCATTGCTTTCAGTGGAATGAGTGATATTGTTCCGGATAAATTTCCGTATATTTTCCTTTGTCAGACTGCGTACCGTTTTCCATGGATAATACCAGAGTAACGCAATCAATACTAAAACGGTATTGAGCAGGCTGATGCGGGTAAAATCACGCCATGGATGGAAGTGGCTCACCCGTTCACCTTCGGGTGGATAATATACCCGTACGGGTACATTACGTACATTCACCCCACGCCAGGCCGATTGCACAATGATCTCCAACTCAAACTCATATTTTCCGGTGAAGAGTTTCAGATTTTTTATTTTTTCTAAAGGATAAAGCCGGTAACCCGATTGTGTATCCCCCATTTTTTTTCCTGTTTCGATCCGGAACCAGAAGTTCGAAAATTTATTGGCAAAGGTATTCTTACCGGGCATATTATCTGCCTGCAAGTTGCGTGACCCTACAAGCAGCGCATCAGGTGTCTTTTCAATCTCGTTCAAAAAGACGGGAATATCTTCGGGATAATGCTGCCCGTCGGAATCGAGTGTGATGGCATAGCGGAAATTCTCTTTGGCAGCCGTTTTCAAACCGGCTTTCAGTGCTGCTCCCTTACCTTTGTTTTTGAGGAGATGGATAACACGAACCTCCGGAAATTGAGACAACACTTCCGGGGTATTATCTGTTGAACCGTCGTTTACCACTAATATAGGAAGTCCGAAAGGAAGGGTACGCTTAATCACACCGCCCACTGTGGTTGCGTTATTGTATGTGGGAATTATTATAATCGTATTTTTCAGATGTTCTTCCATTCGCGAGACAAAGTGGCTTTCAGTTTCATACACTGCGTGTCGCCTATAAAAACTGCAGCACGCACTTCCTGATCGTCGGTCAACCCGAATTCTATATCAAATACCTTATTCTCCATAGGATTTATTGCCGACAAAAATTTACACTCTCTGATTTTCTCAAAAGAAACAGTACATTCCAATCTTGCGGAGACGGCACGCTTCACCACATTTAACAGGCATACACCCGGTACTATAGGCATTTCGGGAAAATGACCTGCAAAAACAGAGTGTGTAGCATCTGTTTCACAACGGAAACGGCAAATCCCCCCAGTCTCGCTTTGAAACTTGAGTTGAAAAAGTTTTTCCAATTTATCCATTAAGAATGCAGCTCTTAGATCACACAAATGTACATGAAATTTTTGATTTTACCTGTTGCAAGGCGGATGATCTTCGGTTATTCCATCTCCCTGATCACTATTGTAGGGCCAAAAATACCACGATATTTCAGGGTAATAGTAAACGGATAGACAGGGTATGGA
This window of the Proteiniphilum saccharofermentans genome carries:
- a CDS encoding DUF2062 domain-containing protein, with amino-acid sequence MEEHLKNTIIIIPTYNNATTVGGVIKRTLPFGLPILVVNDGSTDNTPEVLSQFPEVRVIHLLKNKGKGAALKAGLKTAAKENFRYAITLDSDGQHYPEDIPVFLNEIEKTPDALLVGSRNLQADNMPGKNTFANKFSNFWFRIETGKKMGDTQSGYRLYPLEKIKNLKLFTGKYEFELEIIVQSAWRGVNVRNVPVRVYYPPEGERVSHFHPWRDFTRISLLNTVLVLIALLWYYPWKTVRSLTKENIRKFIRNNITHSTESNGRIAGAVMLGVFMGIVPVWGYQMMIAFLLAHLLKLNKVITLVASNISIPPMIPIILFGSYATGARLLGRALNFSVENMSLEFVMSSLLQYVLGSIVFAMACGLVAGLLCYMLLIIFRKPKTAVL